In Tribolium castaneum strain GA2 chromosome 4, icTriCast1.1, whole genome shotgun sequence, one DNA window encodes the following:
- the hts gene encoding protein hu-li tai shao isoform X4 has product MTDSSEAELPPQTNGLSDSMDDEERAKIRPVDIDADVKEMERRKRVEIIMNSKMFREELERIIETQLREGSGTSGLMQQISDMMGVNKQAGNVFKNSNCVVPINDIRGIEAMGYSKGEKILRCKLAAVFRLIDLYGWTQGTSTLVTARLNQDEEHFLVNPYGMMFHEITASSLIKVAMQGNVIEQGTTNFSVNISAFSLHAAVHAARPDIKCIINVHTPSVVAISALKHGILPLSQESVVIGDVSTHTYLGGLLDPEEKDKLSRNLGPNNKVLLLSNQGALCCGETIEEAFFNARNTVLACESQLKLIPVGLDNLVLLNDEIRKKIYDAAHKPPESSPRPDQPSILEGKVERKWRVGGIEFEALMRMLDNAGFRTGYIYRHPLVKGDVPKPKNDVEVPPAVSSLGYLLEEEELYRQGLWKKLEGGRKGHDRSRWLNSPNVYQKVEILETGTPDPKKITKWVAEGSPTHSSTPVKIDSALQFVPKGTNPKEFKLKQQQIKDYRRADKISAGPQSHILEGVTWEEARKMQDATVTQTGDQVVLMGAASKGIIQRGHQHNAMVYKSPYAKNPFDSVTDEELDEYKKVVEKKVKGEYDTDFSESEGLSSAQINKRMSDHFRSPTSVTSETEEESRDEPQVLRIETKQAPKPSQPEVVLSDVCKKRK; this is encoded by the exons ATGACCGACAGCAGCGAGGCGGAATTGCCGCCCCAGACCAACGGTCTTTCCGATAGCATGGACGACGAAGAACGCGCTAAAATTCGTCCTGTGGACATCGACGCCGACGTGAAGGAGATGGAGCGTCGCAAACGCGTCGAAATAATAATGAACAGCAAAATGTTCCGCGAAGAACTCGAACGAATCATCGAAACACAACTACGCGAAGGCTCCGGCACCTCCGGCCTCATGCAACAAATCTCGGACATGATGGGAGTGAACAAACAAGCCGGAAACGTGTTCAAGAATTCGAACTGTGTGGTTCCGATCAACGACATTCGCGGCATCGAAGCCATGGGCTACAGCAAAGGCGAGAAGATCCTACGGTGTAAATTGGCGGCTGTTTTCCGACTGATTGACTTGTACGGCTGGACCCAAGGCACCAGCACCTTGGTCACGGCGCGGTTGAACCAGGACGAGGAGCACTTCCTGGTGAACCCTTACGGGATGATGTTCCACGAAATCACCGCTTCCAGTTTGATTAAAGTGGCGATGCAGGGCAACGTGATCGAGCAAGGCACCACAAACTTTTCCGTGAATATTTCAGCCTTTTCGCTGCATGCTGCCGTTCATGCTGCACGCCCCGACATCAAATGCATCATCAACGTCCACACGCCGTCAGTGGTGGCGATTTCCGCCCTCAAACACGGGATCTTACCGCTGAGTCAAGAATCGGTGGTTATTGGCGACGTCAGTACGCACACGTACCTCGGCGGTTTGCTCGATCCCGAGGAGAAGGATAAATTATCGAGGAATTTAGGACCGAATAATAAGGTTCTTTTGTTGTCGAATCAAGGGGCACTCTGTTGCGGAGAGACAATAGAAGAGGCGTTTTTCAATGCGCGAAATACCGTCCTAGCGTGCGAGTCCCAGCTCAAGTTGATTCCAGTCGGACTCGATAATTTGGTGCTTTTGAATGATGAGATCAGGAAAAAGATTTATGATGCGGCGCATAAACCGCCAGAGAGTAGTCCAAGGCCGGATCAACCCTCCATCTTAGAAGGGAAAGTTGAGAGAAAGTGGAGGGTTGGTGGGATTGAGTTTGAGGCCTTGATGCGAATGTTGGATAATGCGGGATTCAGGACGGGGTATATTTATAGACATCCCCTGGTCAAGGGGGATGTACCGAAACCGAAGAACGACGTTGAAGTACCCCCAGCAGTTTCCTCCCTTGGATATTTGCTCGAGGAAGAGGAGCTTTACAGACAAGG actTTGGAAGAAGTTGGAAGGTGGGAGGAAAGGACACGACCGCAGCCGCTGGTTGAATTCGCCGAACGTTTATCAAAAAGTCGAAATTTTAGAAACCGGCACACCTGATCCTAAAAAGATTACAAAG TGGGTTGCGGAAGGATCACCAACTCATTCCAGTACACCTGTGAAAATCGATTCGGCCTTGCAGTTCGTCCCTAAAGGTACAAACCCGAAAGAATTCAAATTGAAGCAACAACAG ATCAAGGATTACCGAAGAGCCGATAAAATATCAGCCGGTCCCCAGTCACACATTCTCGAAGGTGTGACATGGGAGGAAGCTCGCAAAATGCAAGATGCTACCGTTACCCAAACGGGAGATCAAGTCGTCCTAATGGGGGCTGCTTCCAAAGGGATTATTCAACGCGGACACCAACACAACGCAATGGTGTACAAATCCCCCTACGCCAAAAACCCATTCGACTCGGTCACCGACGAGGAGCTTGACGAGTATAAGAAAGTCGTCGAGAAAAAAGTCAAAGGCGAAT ATGATACAGATTTTAGCGAGTCTGAAGGTTTATCTTCGGctcaaataaacaaaagaaTGAGTGATCACTTCAGGTCACCGACTTCCGTTACTAGCGAAACTGAGGAGGAGAGTAGAGATG aaccACAAGTTCTTCGGATAGAAACCAAACAAGCCCCAAAACCTAGCCAGCCCGAAGTTGTTTTGAGTGATG TTTGTAAAAAACGAAAGTGA
- the hts gene encoding protein hu-li tai shao isoform X2, protein MTDSSEAELPPQTNGLSDSMDDEERAKIRPVDIDADVKEMERRKRVEIIMNSKMFREELERIIETQLREGSGTSGLMQQISDMMGVNKQAGNVFKNSNCVVPINDIRGIEAMGYSKGEKILRCKLAAVFRLIDLYGWTQGTSTLVTARLNQDEEHFLVNPYGMMFHEITASSLIKVAMQGNVIEQGTTNFSVNISAFSLHAAVHAARPDIKCIINVHTPSVVAISALKHGILPLSQESVVIGDVSTHTYLGGLLDPEEKDKLSRNLGPNNKVLLLSNQGALCCGETIEEAFFNARNTVLACESQLKLIPVGLDNLVLLNDEIRKKIYDAAHKPPESSPRPDQPSILEGKVERKWRVGGIEFEALMRMLDNAGFRTGYIYRHPLVKGDVPKPKNDVEVPPAVSSLGYLLEEEELYRQGLWKKLEGGRKGHDRSRWLNSPNVYQKVEILETGTPDPKKITKWVAEGSPTHSSTPVKIDSALQFVPKGTNPKEFKLKQQQIKDYRRADKISAGPQSHILEGVTWEEARKMQDATVTQTGDQVVLMGAASKGIIQRGHQHNAMVYKSPYAKNPFDSVTDEELDEYKKVVEKKVKGEYDTDFSESEGLSSAQINKRMSDHFRSPTSVTSETEEESRDEPQVLRIETKQAPKPSQPEVVLSDVETSPTERFLRAERVSVNSHHSENTVNGDQSDAHISTLSQSSKEDRSISEGSPKKDKKKKKGLRTPSFLKKKKEKKIRDA, encoded by the exons ATGACCGACAGCAGCGAGGCGGAATTGCCGCCCCAGACCAACGGTCTTTCCGATAGCATGGACGACGAAGAACGCGCTAAAATTCGTCCTGTGGACATCGACGCCGACGTGAAGGAGATGGAGCGTCGCAAACGCGTCGAAATAATAATGAACAGCAAAATGTTCCGCGAAGAACTCGAACGAATCATCGAAACACAACTACGCGAAGGCTCCGGCACCTCCGGCCTCATGCAACAAATCTCGGACATGATGGGAGTGAACAAACAAGCCGGAAACGTGTTCAAGAATTCGAACTGTGTGGTTCCGATCAACGACATTCGCGGCATCGAAGCCATGGGCTACAGCAAAGGCGAGAAGATCCTACGGTGTAAATTGGCGGCTGTTTTCCGACTGATTGACTTGTACGGCTGGACCCAAGGCACCAGCACCTTGGTCACGGCGCGGTTGAACCAGGACGAGGAGCACTTCCTGGTGAACCCTTACGGGATGATGTTCCACGAAATCACCGCTTCCAGTTTGATTAAAGTGGCGATGCAGGGCAACGTGATCGAGCAAGGCACCACAAACTTTTCCGTGAATATTTCAGCCTTTTCGCTGCATGCTGCCGTTCATGCTGCACGCCCCGACATCAAATGCATCATCAACGTCCACACGCCGTCAGTGGTGGCGATTTCCGCCCTCAAACACGGGATCTTACCGCTGAGTCAAGAATCGGTGGTTATTGGCGACGTCAGTACGCACACGTACCTCGGCGGTTTGCTCGATCCCGAGGAGAAGGATAAATTATCGAGGAATTTAGGACCGAATAATAAGGTTCTTTTGTTGTCGAATCAAGGGGCACTCTGTTGCGGAGAGACAATAGAAGAGGCGTTTTTCAATGCGCGAAATACCGTCCTAGCGTGCGAGTCCCAGCTCAAGTTGATTCCAGTCGGACTCGATAATTTGGTGCTTTTGAATGATGAGATCAGGAAAAAGATTTATGATGCGGCGCATAAACCGCCAGAGAGTAGTCCAAGGCCGGATCAACCCTCCATCTTAGAAGGGAAAGTTGAGAGAAAGTGGAGGGTTGGTGGGATTGAGTTTGAGGCCTTGATGCGAATGTTGGATAATGCGGGATTCAGGACGGGGTATATTTATAGACATCCCCTGGTCAAGGGGGATGTACCGAAACCGAAGAACGACGTTGAAGTACCCCCAGCAGTTTCCTCCCTTGGATATTTGCTCGAGGAAGAGGAGCTTTACAGACAAGG actTTGGAAGAAGTTGGAAGGTGGGAGGAAAGGACACGACCGCAGCCGCTGGTTGAATTCGCCGAACGTTTATCAAAAAGTCGAAATTTTAGAAACCGGCACACCTGATCCTAAAAAGATTACAAAG TGGGTTGCGGAAGGATCACCAACTCATTCCAGTACACCTGTGAAAATCGATTCGGCCTTGCAGTTCGTCCCTAAAGGTACAAACCCGAAAGAATTCAAATTGAAGCAACAACAG ATCAAGGATTACCGAAGAGCCGATAAAATATCAGCCGGTCCCCAGTCACACATTCTCGAAGGTGTGACATGGGAGGAAGCTCGCAAAATGCAAGATGCTACCGTTACCCAAACGGGAGATCAAGTCGTCCTAATGGGGGCTGCTTCCAAAGGGATTATTCAACGCGGACACCAACACAACGCAATGGTGTACAAATCCCCCTACGCCAAAAACCCATTCGACTCGGTCACCGACGAGGAGCTTGACGAGTATAAGAAAGTCGTCGAGAAAAAAGTCAAAGGCGAAT ATGATACAGATTTTAGCGAGTCTGAAGGTTTATCTTCGGctcaaataaacaaaagaaTGAGTGATCACTTCAGGTCACCGACTTCCGTTACTAGCGAAACTGAGGAGGAGAGTAGAGATG aaccACAAGTTCTTCGGATAGAAACCAAACAAGCCCCAAAACCTAGCCAGCCCGAAGTTGTTTTGAGTGATG TTGAAACCTCACCAACCGAACGTTTCCTAAGAGCCGAGCGAGTTTCAGTCAACAGCCATCACA
- the hts gene encoding protein hu-li tai shao isoform X3 encodes MTDSSEAELPPQTNGLSDSMDDEERAKIRPVDIDADVKEMERRKRVEIIMNSKMFREELERIIETQLREGSGTSGLMQQISDMMGVNKQAGNVFKNSNCVVPINDIRGIEAMGYSKGEKILRCKLAAVFRLIDLYGWTQGTSTLVTARLNQDEEHFLVNPYGMMFHEITASSLIKVAMQGNVIEQGTTNFSVNISAFSLHAAVHAARPDIKCIINVHTPSVVAISALKHGILPLSQESVVIGDVSTHTYLGGLLDPEEKDKLSRNLGPNNKVLLLSNQGALCCGETIEEAFFNARNTVLACESQLKLIPVGLDNLVLLNDEIRKKIYDAAHKPPESSPRPDQPSILEGKVERKWRVGGIEFEALMRMLDNAGFRTGYIYRHPLVKGDVPKPKNDVEVPPAVSSLGYLLEEEELYRQGLWKKLEGGRKGHDRSRWLNSPNVYQKVEILETGTPDPKKITKWVAEGSPTHSSTPVKIDSALQFVPKGTNPKEFKLKQQQIKDYRRADKISAGPQSHILEGVTWEEARKMQDATVTQTGDQVVLMGAASKGIIQRGHQHNAMVYKSPYAKNPFDSVTDEELDEYKKVVEKKVKGEYDTDFSESEGLSSAQINKRMSDHFRSPTSVTSETEEESRDEPQVLRIETKQAPKPSQPEVVLSDGENTVNGDQSDAHISTLSQSSKEDRSISEGSPKKDKKKKKGLRTPSFLKKKKEKKIRDA; translated from the exons ATGACCGACAGCAGCGAGGCGGAATTGCCGCCCCAGACCAACGGTCTTTCCGATAGCATGGACGACGAAGAACGCGCTAAAATTCGTCCTGTGGACATCGACGCCGACGTGAAGGAGATGGAGCGTCGCAAACGCGTCGAAATAATAATGAACAGCAAAATGTTCCGCGAAGAACTCGAACGAATCATCGAAACACAACTACGCGAAGGCTCCGGCACCTCCGGCCTCATGCAACAAATCTCGGACATGATGGGAGTGAACAAACAAGCCGGAAACGTGTTCAAGAATTCGAACTGTGTGGTTCCGATCAACGACATTCGCGGCATCGAAGCCATGGGCTACAGCAAAGGCGAGAAGATCCTACGGTGTAAATTGGCGGCTGTTTTCCGACTGATTGACTTGTACGGCTGGACCCAAGGCACCAGCACCTTGGTCACGGCGCGGTTGAACCAGGACGAGGAGCACTTCCTGGTGAACCCTTACGGGATGATGTTCCACGAAATCACCGCTTCCAGTTTGATTAAAGTGGCGATGCAGGGCAACGTGATCGAGCAAGGCACCACAAACTTTTCCGTGAATATTTCAGCCTTTTCGCTGCATGCTGCCGTTCATGCTGCACGCCCCGACATCAAATGCATCATCAACGTCCACACGCCGTCAGTGGTGGCGATTTCCGCCCTCAAACACGGGATCTTACCGCTGAGTCAAGAATCGGTGGTTATTGGCGACGTCAGTACGCACACGTACCTCGGCGGTTTGCTCGATCCCGAGGAGAAGGATAAATTATCGAGGAATTTAGGACCGAATAATAAGGTTCTTTTGTTGTCGAATCAAGGGGCACTCTGTTGCGGAGAGACAATAGAAGAGGCGTTTTTCAATGCGCGAAATACCGTCCTAGCGTGCGAGTCCCAGCTCAAGTTGATTCCAGTCGGACTCGATAATTTGGTGCTTTTGAATGATGAGATCAGGAAAAAGATTTATGATGCGGCGCATAAACCGCCAGAGAGTAGTCCAAGGCCGGATCAACCCTCCATCTTAGAAGGGAAAGTTGAGAGAAAGTGGAGGGTTGGTGGGATTGAGTTTGAGGCCTTGATGCGAATGTTGGATAATGCGGGATTCAGGACGGGGTATATTTATAGACATCCCCTGGTCAAGGGGGATGTACCGAAACCGAAGAACGACGTTGAAGTACCCCCAGCAGTTTCCTCCCTTGGATATTTGCTCGAGGAAGAGGAGCTTTACAGACAAGG actTTGGAAGAAGTTGGAAGGTGGGAGGAAAGGACACGACCGCAGCCGCTGGTTGAATTCGCCGAACGTTTATCAAAAAGTCGAAATTTTAGAAACCGGCACACCTGATCCTAAAAAGATTACAAAG TGGGTTGCGGAAGGATCACCAACTCATTCCAGTACACCTGTGAAAATCGATTCGGCCTTGCAGTTCGTCCCTAAAGGTACAAACCCGAAAGAATTCAAATTGAAGCAACAACAG ATCAAGGATTACCGAAGAGCCGATAAAATATCAGCCGGTCCCCAGTCACACATTCTCGAAGGTGTGACATGGGAGGAAGCTCGCAAAATGCAAGATGCTACCGTTACCCAAACGGGAGATCAAGTCGTCCTAATGGGGGCTGCTTCCAAAGGGATTATTCAACGCGGACACCAACACAACGCAATGGTGTACAAATCCCCCTACGCCAAAAACCCATTCGACTCGGTCACCGACGAGGAGCTTGACGAGTATAAGAAAGTCGTCGAGAAAAAAGTCAAAGGCGAAT ATGATACAGATTTTAGCGAGTCTGAAGGTTTATCTTCGGctcaaataaacaaaagaaTGAGTGATCACTTCAGGTCACCGACTTCCGTTACTAGCGAAACTGAGGAGGAGAGTAGAGATG aaccACAAGTTCTTCGGATAGAAACCAAACAAGCCCCAAAACCTAGCCAGCCCGAAGTTGTTTTGAGTGATG